The stretch of DNA TTCATGGGCAAGAACCTGCGGCCTTACTGGCGCCGCAACGGGATGGAGGCCGAGGAGTTGCTCGCCGAAGCGGCGCGGGACTACGAGTCGCTGCTAGAGCGTTGCGACGCGTTCGACCGTGAGCTGATGGCCGACCTCCGCGAAGCGGGCGGTGACAACTACGTGATCGTTGGCTCGCTGGCTTACCGCCAGTGTCTCGCCGCCGGCAAGTTCGTCGCGGACGAGAACGGTCAGCCGCTCCAGTTCTGCAAAGAGAACCACTCGAACGGCTGCATCGGTACGTCGGATGTCTTCTACCCGATGGCGCCGCAGTTCTTCCTGTTTGGCCCATCGATGGCGAAGTCGTTCCTAGTTCCGTTCATGGAGTACGCTAAGAGCGACCGCTGGAAGTTCCCCTTCGCCCCGCACGACCTCGGGACGTACCCCAAGGCCAACGGCCAAGTCTACGGTGGCGGTGAGCGGAGCGAAGAGAACCAGATGCCGGTTGAAGAGAGCGGCAACATGCTGCTGCTCATGGCGGGGGTCGCGCAGGTCGAAGGCAACGCCGAGTTTGCCGAACAGTACTGGCCAACACTGACGCAGTGGGCCGAGTACCTCAAGGAGAAGGGCTTCGACCCGGATAACCAACTCTGCACCGACGACTTCGCCGGTCACCTGGCGCACAACGTCAACCTCTCGGCCAAGGCGATCTGCGGACTCGGCGCGTACGCCAAGCTCTGTGAGATGAAGGGCGAAGCCGAGCAGGCCAAGGAGTATCGCAAGGTCGCTGAGGAGTTCGCCGCGCGTTGGGTGAAAGAGGCCGCCGACGGCGACCACTACCGACTGACGTTCGACCGCCCCGGCACCTGGAGCCAGAAGTACAACCTGGTCTGGGACCGTGTGCTCGGCCTCGACCTCTTCCCGAAAGAAGTCTTCGAGACGGAGATGAAGCACTACCGTTCGGTGCAAAACCGTTACGGGTTGCCCCTCGACAGCCGTCAGGAGTACACGAAGCTTGACTGGGTCCTGTGGACGGCGTGCCTCACCGGCGAAGACGACGACTTCGACGCGCTGGTGGCGCCGGTGGTCGAGTTCCTCCGCGAGACGCCGGACCGCTCGCCGATGACCGACTGGTACCGGACCGACAACGCACGCAAGGTTGGTTTCACGGCCCGGCCCGTGGTGGGTGGCGTTTTCATGCGGCTTATCTGCGACAAGGACGTTTGGTCGAAGTGGGCCGACCGCGATCAGACGAAGGCTAGCGGGTACGCGGCTTTGCCGATCCCGCCGGTCGTGCGCGAACTGGTGCCGACCAGCGACACGGAGGCCGCCCGCTGGAGATACACGCAGCGCGAGCCGCGCGGCGAGTGGCAGTCGGCCGACTACGACGATTCGGGTTGGAAGTCGGGTATGTCCGGCTTCGGCGCCAAGGGAACACCCAACGCCCCGATCGGTTCGGAGTGGACTTCGAACGACATCTGGCTCCGCCGGACGTTCGATATCGAGAATCGCAACGAGGGCGATCTGAAGCTGCTAATGCACCACGACGAAGATGCCCAGGTCTACATCAACGGCGTCCTCGCGGCCACGGTGACTGGCTACACGACGAACTTCAACCTCATGGACCTCCGTGAAGAAGCCGTCGCAGCGCTCAAGCCACGGGGCAACACGCTGGCGGTTCATTGCAAGAACCGCACGGGGGGGCAGTTCATCGACGTCGGTCTGGCGGAGGTCGAGTACCCCACCGCCGAAGAGGCCCGCGTCGCGACGAAGGCCGGAGAGACGAAGTAATGAAGGTCCCGATGAGCCGAGAAGCGGCGACAACCGAATGCTCGCGGCGAGACGCCCTCAAAGCGATCGCGGGCGCCGCCGCTGTGGGCTTGGCGGGGCGACCCGCGCTGGCGGCGACGGCCAAGACGGCGATGGGAAGTCTCTTGGAGATCGACCCGTCACCGACGCACGCCCTCTCGCCGTACCTCTACATGCAGTTCATGGAGCCACTAGGCGTCACGGACAGCTCGGTCGAGGCGGCGTGGGATCACTCGCGCAACGACTGGCGCGAGGATGTCGTTGACGCTACGCGCGAGCTCGGCCCGACGATGATGCGGTGGGGCGGCATCTACACCGACTTCTACCGTTGGCGTGAAGGGGTCGGCCCGCGCGATCGCCGGCCGATGATGCAGAACCTGCAATGGGGCGGCCTCGAGTCGAACCAGGTCGGGACGCCTGAGTTTCATGACTTCTGTTCACGCGTCGGCGCCGATCCGTTGATGTGCGTGAACTTCGAGTCCGACGGTAGGCGTCGCTTCATGTCGGCCGGCGGCAAACCGCGGATCGGCGACGCCCGTGAGGCGGCGGACTGGGTTTCGTTTTGCAACGATCCCGACAACTCCGAACGCCGTGAGCTGGGTTACCGCGCGACGATGCCGATCCGCTACTGGCAAATCGGCAACGAGACGTCGTACGACCGCCAAGGGTTCGACTACGACACCACCGCTCGCAAGACGGTCGAGTTTGCCAAGGCGATGCGCGAGCGCGACCCGTCGATCCGGTTGATCGGCTGGGGCGATAGCGGCTGGGCGCCGCGCATGGCGGACGCGGCCGGTGAGCACTTGCAGATGCTCGCATTCCATCAGATGTTCAATCCGGACGCCGACGAAGAGCCCGTGCTCCGTGGCGAGCGGTACCGCCGCGACCCCGAGGCGACGTGGCGGCGGCTGATGGCGGCGTGGGAGATCAACGACCGCAAGATCCGTGAGGTGCGCGAGAGCCTTGGCGACCGCGACATCGATTTGGCGATGACCGAGTGCCACTTCGCGATCCCCGGCCGCGATCGTTGCGACGTGCTCTCGACGTGGGCCGCGGGCGTCTCTTACGGCCGCATCCTCAACAACCACCAGCGCCACGGCGACGTGTTAAAGATTGCGACCGCCGCGGACTTCTGCGGCAATCGCTGGCAAGTCAATGCGGTGATGATCCCAACGCCACGCGGCGAGGGAAGAGCATACCTGATGCCGGTGGCGCGGGTGATGCAGCTCTACCGACGTCACATCGGCACGGAGGCGCTGCGAGTGAACTCGACGCCCGACGGCCTCGACGTGGTCGCCAGCCGAAAGGGGAATCGTGTCTTCCTGCATGTCGTGAACACCAACCGTGACAAGTCGGTAACGGCGCGGCTGCGGCTGGGCGACGTCAGGCCTCAGTCGGCGACCGCGCACGTTATTGAGGACGATCCGATGGTCGAGGTGTCGCAACTCAATAGCGACCGGGTCATGCAAACCTCCTCGCACAACTGGGCGGCGGATGGCGAGTGGGATTTCCCCGGGGCGTCGGTGACGGCGGTGGTGGTGTCACTGGCGGGGTAGTGGATGGCTGTTGCTGGAGGCTTGCTGGACAGAGGCGTTTAGGCTTTTCGATTCTCTCTCTTCTTTTCACCTTGGAGTTGACTCATGAGACACAAGATTGCGGCCCTCTGTATGGGCTTCGCGGCTACTGGTGTTGCGACAACCGCGGGGGCGAGCACCGTCGCCTACTGGCGTTTTGAAACCGGTCCTGCCGACGCCAACGTCGTCCACCTGGCAGGTGACGACGCCGGCAACACCTACTCGGCCGACGTCACCGACGTGTCGGGTAACGGTCACGACCTCTCGGCCTGGGTCACCGGCGGTTGCTGTGGCTTCGCGTATCGATCCGATGTCCCGGGCTCCGTGGTCGATCAAACCGGAGCTACTAATAACTTCGCCGTCCAGAACACGGGCGGCGGCCCGGGCATGTTCACTGGCCTGTCGGGCATCGGCTCGATCACTCCGGCGGCGTTTACGATCGAGGCTTCTTTCAAGCTCGAGAACGGCGGCTTCCGCACGATCGTGGGTCGCGATGGCACCGACGTCGTGGACGCCAACCGTGAACTCGCGCCGCTGTATTTGCAAGCCGTGCCGGATAATGCGCTGGCGATCAAGTTCGCTGACCAAGATGGCTTCTGGCACGAGGCGGTTTCGGCCAACGACACGTTGGTCACGACCCCGTTCGAAGACCTAGCCCAGGGCCAGTGGTACCACGCCGCGGCGGTGAGCGACGGCTCGACGTTATCGCTGTACCTGGCCAACGCCACGCAGGGCACGCCCTACCAGTTGGTCGCCCAGACCGACCTGACCCTGAGCGGCAGCGCGAATACGGCGATGGCCATTCCCGCCGGCGACGGTGGTGACTGGGACGCCGGCAACTGGACTGTCGGTCGCGGCATGTACAACGGGGGCCACGGCGACCGCGCCTACGGGTTCATCGACGAGGTCCGTATCAGCGACAGCGCGCTGGCAATGTCGGAATTCCTCTGGGTCCCCGAGCCGACTTCGTTCGTGATGTTGGCGACCGCCGCGGCAACCGCAATCGCGGCGCGTCGGCGTTAAGGTCTACCGGTCGGCTCCCTCCGCCGCACGGAGTGCGGCGGAGGGACCGGCTTATTGAAGTACGGCAAGTAGGTTGTTTGTTCAGATCTCGCGTCCCAACCGCTTGCAACGTTGTTTATGACTGGGTTTACGTCTCTGCACCGGCTTTTGATCGCCGCGTTGATTATCGTCGCGACCGCGTCTCCGACGCTGGCTGTCGTTTACCCTCGCACCGACTTCTCGACGACACGCGGCCTCTATGAGGGGATGTACTTCGCGATCCGCGATGTTAGCGACGCGCCGCTCGGCGCCGAGCGGCGCGCGCAGATCGAGGCGAGTTCGCTGTTGTCGCGGCAGTTTTTTGCCGCCAACTCCGGTGGACAGTACGACCTGCGTTACACGCAGGTGCTCGACGTCCCATTGACGCTCAACGCGGACCGGACCCGCAACGGCGACTGGATCGCCGACGCTGAGAACTACGTCCGCAGCCACTACGGTTTGGAGCCCGAAGACTTCCACGCCAATATCTTCGACGTCTCGGCCACGGCGCCGGACCCGGGGCAGGGGTGGTCGGGGTTGGCTTGGATCCCCAGTAACAACTACGCGATCCAGGCGGACATCAACTCCGGGTGGGGGCAGTTGGTCGTCGATCACGAGCACGGCCATCGGATTGGCGCGCCGCATTCCGGCGCTTGGCGGGTGATCAACGACAGCAACTACACGCCCTACGTCTATGACTTCGACGCCGGGCAGTACGTTGAGTACTCCGCCTCGACCCATGGGAGCCAAGTGGCGCCATTCGGCGTTCACAACGACGAATACGGCAATCCTTTCGACGTAATGGGGAACATCAGCAATGGGCACTTCACGGTCCACGAAAAGCTGACCGATCTGGAGTGGCTGACATCCACCCAGGTGCCTGACCTCAATCGGATGCAAGAGGGGACGTACCGCATCTACGCGCACGATGAGCTGACGCCGTTCTACGTGAGTCGCTTCGACATCCATGGGGTAGAAGAGACTTACTCCTCGGATTCTCTATACGGTTTGCGATACAGTCGTCCGGTGAAGCGATTCGACGCCTCGTCGGGGCAGTGGGTGAATGACACGCAGGAGGTGACGTTGGAGTACCGCTCGGGCCGCGATGGCTTGCAGTTCCACCTGGGTGATTCGATTCTCGACGTTGACCTCGAAGGTGGGTCGGATCGCAACAATCTCGAGCGCGAGCTTGAGGTCGGTAAGTCGATCCGTGAGATCGATTTCGGCGTTAACTTCTACGCCTCGTCGGGAGACGGCGACGACTTCCTCAGCCACAACCCGCCCGCCCCGAGCCTGCCGTGGGAGGTGCGTCCCACATGGTTTGAGTTCAAGGTCCTCGGGCTCGGCTCGGACAGCATCGGCAGCTATGTCGATTTGGTGGTCGCCAAGGAGAGCTACGCGCTGGAGACGGGCGTCTCTGGTGACTTGAACTTTGACGGTATCTTAGATCGCGATGACTGGCTGATTTTCGCCGCCAACACCCACACCGACTTGACGGCGTACACCAAGACCGGTCTTTATCTACATGGCGACTTCAACAGCGACGGTCGCAATAACCACGATGACTTCTTGATATTTAGAGAATGGTTTATCGACGCCAACGGCGCCAATGCGTTTGCCCTGATGCTCCGTGTGCCGGAGCCGACTTCACTAGCGCTGGTCGGCTTCGCCACGATCGCCACCGTGCTCCGTCGCCGCACCTCGGCCTCGTCGATTCGATGAAGGCCGTCTTGCAAGCGACCAGCGGTGCGCTGTTGCTGCGCATGGCGGTTTGCCTTGTCGGCGTCGGGCTCTATGGCTCGGCTTTATCGGACGCGCGCGCGGAGGGGCCGAAGACCCCAGCCGACTACGTCAACACCCTGCAAGGGACGAACTCACGCTTCGAGCTAACGCACGGCAACACGTTCCCGGCGACGGCGCTGCCGTTCGGCATGAACATGTGGACCCCACAGACGGGGCCCAATGGCGACGGCTGGAAGTACCAGTACTTCAAAGACACGATCCGCGGCTTCCAGCAGTCGCACCAGTGTAGCTCGTGGTCGAACGATTACTGCGTCTTCTCGCTGATGCCGACCGTCGGTGAGGCGATCGTTGACGAGAACGCGCGGGCGGCGAAGTTCAGCCACTCGGATGAAATCGCCAAGCCGTTCTACTACCGCGTCAAACTCGAAACCGGTGTCACCGTTGAGATGGCGCCAACCGAACGTGGGGCCATGCTGCGGTTCACGTTCCCGAAGGACGGCGATGCGTTTCTCGTGCTCGACGGTTACACCGGCGGATTCGGCGCCGAGATCGATCATGACGGGCGCCGCATCGAGGGTTGGGTCCGCAACGGCCGATTGCCCGATGGCTTACGCAACTACTTCGTGATGGAGTTCGATGAGCCAATCATCGAGCAAGGCGTCTGGGGGCGTCGGGATCGCGAAGTCGCGTGGGGCGAGTCGGCCCGACGGGGCAGGGGCGGCGGCGCCGTTCTGAAGTTCGCGCCGGGATCGGTGGTCCAGGTCAAGGTGGCGTCGTCGTACATCGACCACGATCAGCCCCGTGAGACATTACGGCGTGAATTGGGCGAGCATGAACAACTCGAGCAAGTCGCCGACGCCGCCAAAGCGGTGTGGAACGAGATGCTCGGCCGCCTCAAGGTGGAAGGCGGCAGCGAGGAGCAGACGGCGACCTTCTATTCGTGCTTCTACCGCACGTGCCTCTTCCCGCACCGGTTCTACGAGATCGGCGAGGACGGCGAGCCGCGGTACTACAGCCCTTACGATGGCAAGCTGCACGACGGTTACCTGTTCACCGACACGGGCTTCTGGGACACGTTCCGCGGTCAGATGCCGCTGTTCACGTTCCTGACGCCGAAGCAGCACGGCCGCTACTTGGCGTCGCTGCTCGACGCCTACGACCAGTGCGGCTGGCTGCCGTCGTGGTCGTTCCCGGGCGAGCAGGGGAGCATGATCGGCAACCACGCCATCACGCTCTTGGCGGACGGCTGGGCGAAGGGCATCCGGACCTTCGACCCCGAGAAGGCGATCGAAGCCTACCGTCACGAGGCGACGAACAAGGGCCCCTGGGGGCCCGCCAACGGCCGCGACGGGCACCGCGCGTACGACGAGCTGGGCTACGTCCCGTCGGATATCCGGGAGGGGACCGCCAAGACGCTGGAGTACGCTTACGACGATTTCTGCGGCTATTGGCTCGCCAAGGTGACTTCTCAGGAAAAAGCGAGCCGTTTCTTTGCCCAAACGGTATTTAACTACCGGAACGTGTTCGATCCGGAAACGGGCTTCATGCGCGGCCGGCAGCGGGACGGCGATTGGACGCCCGACTTCGATCCGATTGAGTGGGGTGGCCCCTACACCGAGGGCTGCGCTTGGCACTGGGTCTGGTCGGTGATGCACGACGTGGCGGGGCTCATCGACCTCTTGGGGGGCGACGAGGCGTTCGTCGCGAAGCTCGACGGCGTCTTCTCGGCGACTAACGAGTTCAACGTCGGCACCTACGGCTTCGCGATCCACGAGATGACCGAAATGAAGATCGCCAACATGGGCCAGTACGCCCACGGCAACCAGCCGATCCAGCACATGCCCTACCTGTATTGCTACGCGGGTCAGCCTTGGAAGACACAATACTGGGTGCGACAGATCATGGACCGGCTCTACAACTCAACCGAGAACGGTTACCCCGGCGACGAGGACCAGGGCCAGACGTCTGCTTGGTACGTGCTCAGCGCGCTGGGGTTCTACAGCGTCTGCCCGGGGACCGACGAGTACGTGCTGGGCAGCCCGCTGTTTGAGAAGGCGACGATTGGCCTGGAGTCGGGTGGCCAATTCGTCGTCGAGGCGCGCGGCGTCTCCGAGGATAACTGTTACATCCAATCGGCGGAGCTGAACGGTGAGCCGCTGTCACGGAACTTTCTGAAGCACGCCGAGATTGTCGATGGCGGCAGCCTCGTTTTGGTCATGGGCCCCGAGCCCAATCGCGAGCGCGGCGTCGCCTTGGAAGATAGGCCGTTCTCGCTCTCGACGGCTGCTGAGTTTGCTGAAGACCTCCCTGCTAAGTGATAACGCTATGAAGACCACGATCGCTCTTGCCGCTGCGATTCTCCTCGGAGCGATGCAGCTCCGCGCTGAAGAGAACGCCGATTACGCCGACGTCGTAAGCCCGCTGATCGGCACCGACTCGACGCATGGCTTCTCGCACGGCAACACCTACCCCGCGGTGGCGGCGCCGTTCGGGATGACGTTCTGGACGCCCCGCACGGGTGACGCCTCGGGCTGGATCTACCAGTACGGCGCGAAACGGCTGCGGGCGCTGCAGGCGACGCACCAGCCGAGCCCCTGGATGGGAGACTACGGCAACTTCGGCGTGATGCCATTCACGGGCGAATCGACGGCGGAACTGCCGTCGTCGGCCTTCTCGCACGACGACGAGGTCTCCAAACCGCACCTCTACGCCGTGACGCTCAAGGATTCGGGCGTGCGCGCCGAGATGACCGCGACGACGCGCTCGGCGGCGATGCGGTTTGCGTTCCCCAAGGGCAAGCGGGCGTGGGTCCACTTCGACGCCTACAGCCCCGGCGACTTTGTCGTCGATAAGGCGGCCGGCACGCTGAAAGGCGTCGCCCGCAAGAACAATGGCGGCGTCGCGGGCGATTTTGGTTGCCGGTTCGTGGCGAAGTTCAGCGCGCCGATCAAGTCGATCAACGCGTCCCCCGACAAGCACTGGGTAGCGGTTGAGTTCGAGGCGCCCGAGTCGGGCGTCATCGAGGCCCGCATCGGCACGTCGTTCATCGACCACGATCAAGCGGCGCTCAACCTCGAGCGTGAAGTCGGCGACAAGTCGTTCGACGATGTGGTCGCCGCGAATAAGGACGTTTGGAACAAGCGGCTCTCGGTCATCGAGATCGAAGGCGCCACGGA from Botrimarina mediterranea encodes:
- a CDS encoding glutaminase family protein, with the protein product MGTNVLRLTVLCVAAATAVADAATPRFTPPATPLVACDPYFSIWSTGRALNDNDTTHWTGKPHRLTALIEVDGTTYRLMGSAPRRAAAMPQSDQVVTPTQTIYTFAGAGVQVTLQFTTPSLPEDIDLLSRPITYLTFDVKSSDGKKHDAKLYFDASSELCVDVPRQEVEASKNAGNGLAVVKMGSVEQNVLQKVGDDLRIDWGYFYAAAPQDADPVVRVGEPRALRAAFSSENGRADADAVGPKEAGDVASSFEFDLGEVGDKSVRRWLVVAYDDLYSIQFMGKNLRPYWRRNGMEAEELLAEAARDYESLLERCDAFDRELMADLREAGGDNYVIVGSLAYRQCLAAGKFVADENGQPLQFCKENHSNGCIGTSDVFYPMAPQFFLFGPSMAKSFLVPFMEYAKSDRWKFPFAPHDLGTYPKANGQVYGGGERSEENQMPVEESGNMLLLMAGVAQVEGNAEFAEQYWPTLTQWAEYLKEKGFDPDNQLCTDDFAGHLAHNVNLSAKAICGLGAYAKLCEMKGEAEQAKEYRKVAEEFAARWVKEAADGDHYRLTFDRPGTWSQKYNLVWDRVLGLDLFPKEVFETEMKHYRSVQNRYGLPLDSRQEYTKLDWVLWTACLTGEDDDFDALVAPVVEFLRETPDRSPMTDWYRTDNARKVGFTARPVVGGVFMRLICDKDVWSKWADRDQTKASGYAALPIPPVVRELVPTSDTEAARWRYTQREPRGEWQSADYDDSGWKSGMSGFGAKGTPNAPIGSEWTSNDIWLRRTFDIENRNEGDLKLLMHHDEDAQVYINGVLAATVTGYTTNFNLMDLREEAVAALKPRGNTLAVHCKNRTGGQFIDVGLAEVEYPTAEEARVATKAGETK
- a CDS encoding alpha-L-arabinofuranosidase C-terminal domain-containing protein, with product MSREAATTECSRRDALKAIAGAAAVGLAGRPALAATAKTAMGSLLEIDPSPTHALSPYLYMQFMEPLGVTDSSVEAAWDHSRNDWREDVVDATRELGPTMMRWGGIYTDFYRWREGVGPRDRRPMMQNLQWGGLESNQVGTPEFHDFCSRVGADPLMCVNFESDGRRRFMSAGGKPRIGDAREAADWVSFCNDPDNSERRELGYRATMPIRYWQIGNETSYDRQGFDYDTTARKTVEFAKAMRERDPSIRLIGWGDSGWAPRMADAAGEHLQMLAFHQMFNPDADEEPVLRGERYRRDPEATWRRLMAAWEINDRKIREVRESLGDRDIDLAMTECHFAIPGRDRCDVLSTWAAGVSYGRILNNHQRHGDVLKIATAADFCGNRWQVNAVMIPTPRGEGRAYLMPVARVMQLYRRHIGTEALRVNSTPDGLDVVASRKGNRVFLHVVNTNRDKSVTARLRLGDVRPQSATAHVIEDDPMVEVSQLNSDRVMQTSSHNWAADGEWDFPGASVTAVVVSLAG
- a CDS encoding LamG-like jellyroll fold domain-containing protein, translated to MRHKIAALCMGFAATGVATTAGASTVAYWRFETGPADANVVHLAGDDAGNTYSADVTDVSGNGHDLSAWVTGGCCGFAYRSDVPGSVVDQTGATNNFAVQNTGGGPGMFTGLSGIGSITPAAFTIEASFKLENGGFRTIVGRDGTDVVDANRELAPLYLQAVPDNALAIKFADQDGFWHEAVSANDTLVTTPFEDLAQGQWYHAAAVSDGSTLSLYLANATQGTPYQLVAQTDLTLSGSANTAMAIPAGDGGDWDAGNWTVGRGMYNGGHGDRAYGFIDEVRISDSALAMSEFLWVPEPTSFVMLATAAATAIAARRR
- a CDS encoding PEP-CTERM sorting domain-containing protein, with protein sequence MTGFTSLHRLLIAALIIVATASPTLAVVYPRTDFSTTRGLYEGMYFAIRDVSDAPLGAERRAQIEASSLLSRQFFAANSGGQYDLRYTQVLDVPLTLNADRTRNGDWIADAENYVRSHYGLEPEDFHANIFDVSATAPDPGQGWSGLAWIPSNNYAIQADINSGWGQLVVDHEHGHRIGAPHSGAWRVINDSNYTPYVYDFDAGQYVEYSASTHGSQVAPFGVHNDEYGNPFDVMGNISNGHFTVHEKLTDLEWLTSTQVPDLNRMQEGTYRIYAHDELTPFYVSRFDIHGVEETYSSDSLYGLRYSRPVKRFDASSGQWVNDTQEVTLEYRSGRDGLQFHLGDSILDVDLEGGSDRNNLERELEVGKSIREIDFGVNFYASSGDGDDFLSHNPPAPSLPWEVRPTWFEFKVLGLGSDSIGSYVDLVVAKESYALETGVSGDLNFDGILDRDDWLIFAANTHTDLTAYTKTGLYLHGDFNSDGRNNHDDFLIFREWFIDANGANAFALMLRVPEPTSLALVGFATIATVLRRRTSASSIR
- a CDS encoding GH92 family glycosyl hydrolase codes for the protein MKAVLQATSGALLLRMAVCLVGVGLYGSALSDARAEGPKTPADYVNTLQGTNSRFELTHGNTFPATALPFGMNMWTPQTGPNGDGWKYQYFKDTIRGFQQSHQCSSWSNDYCVFSLMPTVGEAIVDENARAAKFSHSDEIAKPFYYRVKLETGVTVEMAPTERGAMLRFTFPKDGDAFLVLDGYTGGFGAEIDHDGRRIEGWVRNGRLPDGLRNYFVMEFDEPIIEQGVWGRRDREVAWGESARRGRGGGAVLKFAPGSVVQVKVASSYIDHDQPRETLRRELGEHEQLEQVADAAKAVWNEMLGRLKVEGGSEEQTATFYSCFYRTCLFPHRFYEIGEDGEPRYYSPYDGKLHDGYLFTDTGFWDTFRGQMPLFTFLTPKQHGRYLASLLDAYDQCGWLPSWSFPGEQGSMIGNHAITLLADGWAKGIRTFDPEKAIEAYRHEATNKGPWGPANGRDGHRAYDELGYVPSDIREGTAKTLEYAYDDFCGYWLAKVTSQEKASRFFAQTVFNYRNVFDPETGFMRGRQRDGDWTPDFDPIEWGGPYTEGCAWHWVWSVMHDVAGLIDLLGGDEAFVAKLDGVFSATNEFNVGTYGFAIHEMTEMKIANMGQYAHGNQPIQHMPYLYCYAGQPWKTQYWVRQIMDRLYNSTENGYPGDEDQGQTSAWYVLSALGFYSVCPGTDEYVLGSPLFEKATIGLESGGQFVVEARGVSEDNCYIQSAELNGEPLSRNFLKHAEIVDGGSLVLVMGPEPNRERGVALEDRPFSLSTAAEFAEDLPAK